From Serratia fonticola:
TGATGGAGCCTAATGTCTGGCTGATTTTGTCCCCCAACTGCTGGCGCGAAAGATCATGCTTTTCACAAAGCGTATCGATCATCTGGCGAGCATCGGCATCTCTGCAGGTGCGTAGCACGCAGTGCTGCCGATCTCGCAGTACGCTGACAGCCTGACGAATAATTTCATCTACCGCAGACTGGCTGTGCAGTTGCAACAAGGCTTCAACATCAATGTCCAGTATGCCGAGCGATTTTTCTTCTGCGGCAAACACAATCTGCTGTCGGGTGGCTTCACTCATCGATCCGGCAACCACCAGCACGGGCAGACGCTGGCGAGCAGCCAGATAGCTGCTGGCTGGCAATGCATTTGCCAGCCCGGCAGCGCCCACCAGCAGATAACGGCTGCCGAGTTGCTGGATTGCCTGTGCCAACTGCGCCAGATCGCCATCCGTTTCGGCATCAACTACCACAATCGCTGGCCCGTTGTGGCTCAGGAGCGGTAACTCGCGGCCTAGCTCGCCACTACGTACTACCTGTAAATCCAACTCGTGGATCGGATAGGCAGTCTGCAAACCAATCAAGGTCTTGATATGAGAAGAAACGATCGGCGTTTTCGGATCGCTGGCGAACTCGGTTTCCACCAACGGTACGCCGTGAACCCGGCATTCACCATTGAGCGTTACCCGTCCCGCAGCGGGGATGGCTGCGGCCACGATAGCCAACTGCGCACCGCTGGCGACCATCGCCGCTTCGATCTCGGCCCCTACGTTACCGCGAAAGGTCGAGTCGATTTTTTTATACACCAGGGGCGGCGTATCGCTCTGGCAATAAGCTCGCAAGGCTTCGCTCACCTTGGCGCTCGCCATTGCAGGAGATAACGCCCGGCTTTCGGTATTGATCACCAGCACATCCGTGCGCCGGGTAGACTGTGGTAGCTCGTTGAGCACTACATCGGTACGCGCGCCCTTTTTTGCCAATTGCACACCGGTATCGTTGGCTCCGGTAAAATCATCGGCAATCACGATCATCTTCATGCTGTCTCCTTCAGCGCTGCGCCCTTCGCGGCATTACGCTTCGCCACCCAAGAGCTGAGAATCGGGGTCAGTATAGCGGTGGTGATCACCGAAGCGGCAATCAATGGGGCCGCAGCAGCCGCGACGCTAGCCAACGAAGGATCCGCCTGGGCAATCGCCAATGGCGTCGCCACCGCATTACCGGCAGTGCTCGATGCTGCCGCACCGGCAATACCTGAGCCACCCACCAGCCGATCGGCGCGAATATTAAAGAAACCGCCGACAAAAGTGGTCAACACGCCAAGCAGAACCCCGGCCATACCGCCTTGCAGTAATATTTCCAGATTGATGCCAGCACCGAGCGCGAAGGCAAAGAATGGGATCAGGATTGGGCCCCCCTTGGTGAGGAAGTCGCGCATCTGATGATCCAGATTACCCAACATCATCCCTACCAGCAGGGGAACCAACACCGCCACCAGCGCCATCAGTGGGATATTCGCCATACCTGCCGCACCCAACGCGATCATGGTGAAGAACGGCCCGTCATTCAGGGATAGGATCGAAATCGCCCCTACGTCCCGCTCATTACCAAACTCGCCTACCAACGCCGCATACAGGCCACCGTTGGAGTTGCTCATTGCGGCAATGATCGCCACACCGGTCAGGCCGAAAATACCTTCCGCACCAAACAGATGTTCAACGCCTAACCCCAAGGCCATGGCAACCAGCAGCTTGGTCAAGGTAATAGTGCCGCCTTGCAACAGTGCCTGCGGAGCCGCCTTGAAGCTGATGCCAGCCCCCATGCACAGCAGGAAAGCACCAATCAGTGGAGCCGCACCGTTTTTAAACAGTGCCGTGGTGAAGCCGCCGATATCCAGCGCCTGTGGAGCAAAGGTGTTGATCATTGCGCCAAGCACCAGTGGGACGACCATCATCCCCCCAGGGATTTTCTCTATTGTCGCCTTAATTTTCATCCTACCCTCGTCATTATGATTTATTTTAATCAAAATGATTATATTGAATCAAAAAATAAAAAATCGGCGCTGTGTCGCAGATTAAAAAATCAGTAACATGATTATTTGATTTTATTTAATCACTACAAAAGGGAGGAAAGGCGGCCGAGATTCGGCCACCTGGGACTCATAAGGGGCGCAGTATCCTGCGTCCGTCTGGATAATCAGTAGTTGAGCATAAACGAGCGGTAGGCTTTCAGCACCGTCAGGAAGTCTTCGATGCCGCAGAAAGAGAGGCTCTCTTCGTCGTAGTAGTTCATCCCCTCTTCCATTTCGTCACCTTCGAACTCCAACTGGTTGGCGCGGATCATCACCTCTTCACCGTCCATCAGCAACGTGTATTCGTGACCTTCCAACTGCCACTGACGCTCACTGCCCTTGACCCCTGCCGCACCGGCTTCAATACGGTCCAGCAGGTTAAAATCACCGTTGAGCTCTTCGTTAATCCAATGGCCGATGGCCTCATGCCCCATCGAAAATCTGACCACCACCTGACCGGTTACGTCACGCAGAAATTCGTAATCCATAGCATGCCCTCCTGAGCCGTGTATAAGACTGAGTTTAACCCTAAATTCGCGGCTAACTCAGTGAGCGCTCGCAAAGTTGTTCAATAATTCGTGGCGCAATATAACGGCCTGCCCTCCACTTGGGAAGCGGGAAGGCTCTCGGTGCCTGCTATGGACGGGCAATTGTTGTTATCATGACACTTCTTAGCCCTTACCCAAGCCTGAGCCGATGATCGACAGCGAAATCACCCTGAAAAAATTGGAAATCTTTCTGGCGTTTATGGAGAAGGAGAACATCGGCCGAGCCGCCGAACAGCTTGGCTTGAGCAGCGTTAGCGTGCATCGTGCGTTACATACCCTGGAAGAGGGCTTTCGCTGCCCGCTGTTTATTCATAAAGGACGCAACCTGCTGCCCCTGCCCGCAGCACTTACGCTGGCAGAATACGCACGCGATATCGTGGATCTCACCTACAAAGGCATCGAAGAAACTCGGTTGAAGGCGGGGTTTGGCCAGCAACGCATGCGTATCGGCACGCTCTACTCACTGACGCTGGAAACTATTCCACGGTTGATCATGGGGCTGAAGGTACGCCGCCCGGCCATGGAGATCAGCCTGACGATGGGATCGAATGAGGATCTGCTGGCCCAGTTGGAGAACCAATTGCTGGACGCCATCCTGATTTCGGTTTCGGACAGTCAAATCGATCCGCTACGCTTTGAGATCCTGCCGCTGTTTGAAGATGATATCTATCTTGCCGCACCGGCAGCCTCGGCGCTAAACAGCGATGGCACGGCAGACCTGCAAGACTTTCGCAGCCAGAAGTTTGTCTCCCTGACCGAAGGCTTCGCCACCTACCACGGCTTTAGCGAAGCGTTTCAGATTGCCGGTTTTGAACCGGAAATCGTCACCCGGGTGAATGATATTTTCTCAATGCTCAGCCTGGTGCAGGCCGGGGTGGGCTACACGCTGGTGCCTGGGCGGATGAAGAAGATGTATGAACACACCTTGAAATTACTGCCGCTGTGCGAACAGTACCAGATGCGCCAAACCATCGCGCTGGTGTTCAACCGTAACCAGCAGCAGGATCCGAACCTGCTGGCGTTAACGGCGGAAGGCCGCATGTACGCACGCGGTGAAGGGCCGGTTTAATCTCGCCGATATTTAGCCACAATGCCGCAGACTGCGTTCAGCCCCAGTTGGCAGCGGGACAGCGCTTCCCCCTGCTCCATCACTTTTTTGGTCAAGCCGGTTAATACCGCGCCCGGCGGCATTTCGATCGCCAGACGGACTTCCCGTTCGTAGGCCGCCACCATTGCCTCATGCCAGCGCACGGTGCGGGCCATATTGAAGGCCAGATCGTCAGCAATTCGCTCCGGTTGCCATAACACGCGCCCGGTACTGCCACTGAGATACGCAATCTGCGGCCGGTTGATATTTACCTGCTTCATGGCCTGCGCCAGCTTTTCCGCCGGTTGTGCCAACAGGGCACAGTGGGAAGGAACGCTCACTGCCAAACGCTGGGTTTTAGCTGCACCTGCGGTTTTTGCCAGTGCCATGACCTGCGCCATCGCTGCTTCGCTACCCGCAATGACCAATTGGTCTTCGGCATTGATATTGGCCAAATAGACCGGTAGCTCAGCGCTGTTGACCTCTGCTATCAGCCTTTCCACCTGGCGTAACGGCAAGCCTATAATCGCCACCAGGCCATATCCCGCCGGATACGCCTCCTCCATTAGCTGGCCACGCAACGCCACCAACCGGACGGCATCGGGAAATGCCAAGGCCCCAGCAATCACCGCGGCCGGAAAAGCGCCGATGGATAGCCCACTGACAAAATCAGCCTCGATCCCGTTCTGCTGTAATTCCCGCGCGTAGGCCACACCGGCTATCAGCAGGCACAGCTGCACCGCCCGGGTTTTCTGTAAGGCTTCGGCACTGTCCAACGTCAGTACGTCCTGGTCAAGAACAGCGCAGGCCTCGCTTAACAACTGTCGGGTAGTTTCATTGGCCGGCAGTTGGTGCAGCATTTGAGGCACCTGCGGTCCCTGGCCGGGAAAGGTAAATAAAATCTTCATCAGATCTCCTGAGAGCTGGCCCATGGATCGGTCGTCAACAACGGCCCCTCAGCGGTTTTCAGCATCGCTCGTCCATCCCGCAGCCATTCGCTTAGGGCAAAGCCGCCGAGCGGTGTTTCTATTTGGGCATCGGCGCGGCAAGGCAGCGCCTGTAACCACTGTGCCAGCCGCTGCAACTCCTCGGGGCTGGCAGGCTGCGGGCAGCGAACCAACAGATCCAGATCGCTGTCGGCATGCATCACCGGGATTTCGGTCGCCAGCGCATAACCACAGCTGCCGGTCACGCCCCAGCCCCACGGCCAAGGCCGCTGAGCCAGCATTATGAGCGCCTGCACCGGAGGCTGGGAAACAAAGCTCGAGTGCAGCAACGCCAACGGCTCACTCACCAAAAACTCCGGCGTCACTATGCGCCGGATAGCCTCTGCACTAACCCAGGCTGCGGCGCGCTGGCTGCGTTTCATACCCCGGATCCCCACCGGGATCCGCCCGTTGCTCTGAACATCGCGCCGCACCACCAACGGTAATGAGGTGCGCCACTGCTGGCTAACCCACTCCGGCAACGCCTGGTCGGCGCTGAGGGCAGAACGGTCACTAATCCAAATCAGGTCATGCGGGCGAATCATCGGCTTCTCCAGTTACATCCCTGAGGTCAGGGTGATAAACAGCGGTAAGGTAATGATACACAACACGGAACTGATCAGTAACGTGGCTTCGGCATCCGGCGACTGCACGCCAAAACGGTTACCAAAGACGATACCGAAGAAGCCGGCGGAAAGGGCAATCATCAAAATAGCGGTGATGGCCACGCTACCGTGCAGGCCCAATGCCAGCACCAGCCCCCAGGCAATAAACGGTTGGATCAGCAGTTTGGTTACGCTCGAAAGCAGCACCGGGCCGTTGATCTGCAACTTACGGGCAGACAGGATCACGCCGGTCAGGAACAGCGCTGTCGCCGTAGCCGATAGGCCAAGCGGTTTGATCGCGGCCAGCACCATTTCAGGCATATGCACGCCTACCGCCGACAGCACCACCCCAAGCAGCGGCCCCCAGACGATCGGTTTTTTCACCGAGCGCCACATCAGCACCGGCAACATGCCCAGGCTGGAACCTTGAACCGCACCGGCTGCGCGGGCTTTTTCACGCTCGAGGATCAGCAGGCAGAACGGCGTCATCAGTACCGAACCACAGGCGATTGCCACCGCCACGGACAGCGAGGTTCCCGGCGTTTCCCCCAGTACGCTACCGAGGATCGGCAGGCCAAGCGCGGCATAGTTGGGCAACGCCACGGTGAGCGTCAGCACCGCGGCATCCTGCGGAGACTTATGGAAGATCCCGGTGCAGGTAAAATAGATCGCCGCATAGGTGATCCACATCGCCAGCACCAACACCACGATCAGCGGCGACTGCTCAACGATCCCCGCCCAAGGCGTTTGTACGGTGGCACCGAACAGGGCCGCCGGTAGTGCAAAATCCATCACGAAGATGTTGAGTAATGAAACGTTCTGGTTATCGACCATTTTTGCCTTACCGGCAAAAAAGCCCAGCAGCATAATGACAAAAATCGGTGCCAAGGCATGAATAATTACGTATGTCATAAATCACCTGTTAAAAAGAAAAAATCAGTCAGATCAGGTGCGATGGTATTAGTTATGTTGTTATATGCAGGTGAAGCTATATGCCGGGATGGAACGCATCAAAGGCGCTCTCCCGGCGGTCGTATTAGATTCCTGAACTCTGACGTAAAAATGGCTAACGTGGCATTACCACTCTGCGCGCATACGTTCACGCACCAGCGAAGAACTATGGCGGTTGTCTGCCCCCAGGCGGTTAGTTAATCCAACCCCTTCACTGCGAGTTTTAGCAATCGCCTGGACCACCGAGTGGCGCACCAGATTAAGCTCCTGCTCACTGGCCTGCAGCGGGTCACGGATATCCAGTAACTGTTCCAGCAGGCCGAGCGAGCTGTAATGCTCGATGTCATAGGCCATCGGTGGAATGGTTGCTGCCAGCTTCTCCAGTGCCTCTACGGAACGTAACGTGATGCGCGCTGCAGACTCTTTGCCCATCGCATGGATCATCACGCCTGCATCGTTGAAGGCGATCAAGCGGTTGGCCTGATAGCCGTGCGCCAGAAACGCGCCGGACATGGCTTTCCCGACGATCAAACCAATCACCGGATGGCCTGCCAGCCGAGCCTTGGCATAAGCCCCGGCCGCACCGGCCAACGCCTGATGAATACCAAAGGCCTCTTCCCGACGCCCATAGGCCTGGCTCGGCACATCGATCACCGCCACGATGGCTCGCTTTTGTGCTTTATCAACGTCAGCCGCGACCGCTTCACTGACTACCTGGGCTAATGTCCAACCTTCCAGTAAACCCACTTCACCGCGTGCGGCGCGTGGGTAATGGTTATTTGCATCCGGCACCACGGCGATAAAACGCACCGGTTGGCCCTCTAGTTCAGCGTCCGCGACCCGGATCGAGGCGCACTGCCCCTGGCGCTGATCGGCCCCCTCCGTCAGCAAAGAGAACCAATATTCTCCACGGCTTGATGATGACGTACTCATACCCGATCCTCCGCAGCAAACAGTTGAGCAATGACCGCCGAGTCCGCCTGCTGGCGGGTATCGAACTGCGACAGTTTCGGCAAGTAATAGTGATAATTGTCGGAGCGGTGCTGGGCAGGCACGCCGCGTTGCAGACAACCTGTCATCGCCGCCTTGACCGCATGCAGCGCATCCGGGACTTCTTCATCGACAAAGCCGCTGCGATAGCGCACATCGCCACCGGTCATGCTCCAAATGAAAGGCCGATCGCGGGAATCGTATTCTTCGATACCGGCTTCCTGTTCAATTACCTGTGGGCCGTTTAAGCCCAGGCGTGCTTCACGGGTGACGATCAGGTAGCTGCATAATGCAGCTGCGATCGACATCCCGCCAAAGCAACCCACGGTTCCAGCAATAATACCCACCACCGGGGTGTAACGGCGCAGATCGACAATCGCCGCATGAATATCCGCGATCGCTGCCAGCCCCAGGTTGGCTTCCTGCAAACGCACGCCACCGGTTTCCAGCAGCAAGACTGCCTGAGTCGCAATGCCGTTGCGGTTATCTTCTGCTGCCAGCTCCAGGGCCGCGGCCATCTTGGCACCGGAAACCTCCCCCATGCTACCGCCCTGAAATGCCCCTTCTACCGCCACCACCACCGCCGGTTTACCGTCAATGGTGCCTTTGGCGACCACCATACCGTCATCGGCCTGGGTGACGATGCCCTGCGGCTCCAGCCAGGGTGAAGTAATACGCTCAAATGGCCCCAATAGTTCACGAAAACTGCCGCTGTCCAGCAGATTACGAGCGCGCTCCCGGGCGCTGAGTTCAATGAAGCTGAGATCATCACGCATGGGCGGCCTCCTCAAATACCTGTTCGATACGCAACCGAGCCACCCCCGGCGTAGCGCCGAAGTCGTTAATCTCTAACCGTCCGGCAGGTAAATCACGCAAAGAAGCCAGGCGTTCAAACAGGTGCTGCCAACGCTGACGACTACCGTCTACGGAGGTTTTGATCGCCACCGTCAGTGTGCCGTCAGCCGCAGGCTCAAACAGAGCCTCCATGTCACCGGATCCTACGACGCCGGTGAGTGCCTTACCCGGCAGCGTAATGCTGGCCGGATAACTCAAATCGATATGTTCCATAACTTCCTCTGGATTGATTATTCAGCGGGCCGTAGCCCGATCGAGGAACAGAGCCGCAGCCAGTAAATCGGCCGCGCCGCCGGGTGAAGCGTTGCTCGCCAATAGCCGTTGTTCCAGTTTGGCCAACGCCGCCTGTCCTGCCGGATGTTGATATCCTCCGGCATGCAGTACCTCGGCAGACCCCTGCTGCATTGCATTCAGCGCCGTTAACCCACCACGCGACAGCACGCAGGTATCGCTCAGGGTGGTCATGATGGCCATCAGCGCATCAATCTGCGCGGCTGACTCACTGGCCCCCTGGCTCCTGCTGTGCCACAGCTGCGGCAGCGCCCGTTGCATCACATGCGGAAAACCTTGCTGGGCCTCTTCCCGCGCGCCGGGTACCTGGTAACGTTGAGTGGCTCGCAAGCCTTTGCTGAACACCTTCGGGCTGGCGTGATCCGGCAACTGCGCCAACTGCGCGGCTAATGCGCAACTGCTGGATGGTGTTGCGTTACCCCCCTGCATGGCTACCGCCGTCACCAGCAGGCCCATCGCCCAGATCGCCCCGCGATGTGTATTAACACCGGCAGTGGCTGCCATCATCCGCTGTTCACCTTCCCGGCCAATCCGGCCAACTTCCTGGCGTAATGCACTATCTGCCGGACGCTGCCAACCGGCAATCGCCAGCCGATGGAAGACCGGCGTCAGGCTGTGGGCCGAACGCTCCATCAACGCCAACGTCAGATCCTGATGCGCACCGGAACCCCGGGCATCCACCAGCCCCGGTTTCGGGCTGAGACGCGCCTCATCCACTAGCGCTTGTGTGGCAAACTCCGCCAATCGTGCGGCAACAAGATCCGCATCAGAGGCGATTAAACAGGGGGAAAGTTTCATTACCAGCTCCGGAATTTAGCTGGCGGGTCATACAAGCCGCCGGACCACTCGACCAGATCCGCTACGCTGCCCGCGGCCAGCAAAGAACGCGAAGCATCGGTACGGCGAATATCGAGATCTTCCGGGAACACCACTTTGCCTTCGCGGCGCAACTCGGCCACGCGTTTGGCGTCCACACCCAGCCCGATATCGGTGATACCGGCCACCGCAGCCACCATGGCGCGGCGCTCTTCCAACGAGCGTGCACGATACAGATAAGCAATCCCCTCTTCGGTCAGCACATGAGTCACGTCATCGCCGTAAATCATCACTGGCGCCAACGGCATACCAGACTCTTGCGCCACATCGACGGCATCGAGTTTTTCTACGAAGGTCGGTTTGGCTCCTGCCTGGAAGGTTTCCACCATCTGCACCACCAGCTTGCGGCCACGGGCCAACGGATCCGGCTCTTCGATCATATCCAACCAGGCAGGCGTAGCGTGGCGACGACCGTGTGGGTCGTGCCCCATGTTCGGTGCGCCGCCAAAACCGGAGAGGCGGCCCCGTGTCACGGTAGATGAGTGGGCCATACCGTCGATCTGTAAGGTGGAGCCGATAAACATATCTACAGCGTACTGACCGGCCATCTGGCAAAACGCACGGTTGGAGCGCATGGAACCGTCGCTACCGGTAAAGAAAATATCCGGACGGGCGGCAATATAATTCTCCATCCCCAGCTCACCGCCAAAACAGTGTACGGTCTCCACCCAGCCACTTTCGATCGCCGGGATTAGGGTTGGATGTGGGTTCAGAGTCCAGTGTTTACAGATTTTACCCTTCAGGCCCAGCTGCTCGCCGTAGGTAGGTAACAGCAGTTCAATGGCGGCGGTGTTAAAGCCGATACCGTGGTTCAGCGATTGCACCTGATGTTTGGCGTAGATGCCTTTGATCGCCATCATCCCCATCAACACATGCACCGGTTTGATCAGGCGCGGATCGCGGGTAAACAGCGGTTCAATAAAGAACGGCTTGTCTGCCACCACCACAAAATCGATCCAGGAACCGGGGATATCAACTCTTGGCAAGTCCGTTTCATCATCAACCAGTTCGTTGACCTGAGCGATGACGATGCCGTCTTTAAACGCGGTGGCCTCGACCAGTGCCGGGGTATCTTCGGTACTTGGCCCGGTGTACAGATTGCCATGACGATCGGCCTTGAACCCGGCCACTAGCGCCACGTTCGGCACCAGATCCACATACAGGCGGGAATAGAGTTCGATATAGGTATGGATGGCACCGATTTCGAGCTGCCCATCTTCCAACAGTTGGGAAATGCGCAGGCTCTGGGTACCAGAGAAGGCAAAATCGAGCTTGCGGGCGATGCCCTTTTCAAAAATATCCAGATGCTCGGCGCGGCCAACGCTTGGCATGATCATATGCAGATCGTGGACCTTGGCGGGGTTGACCTCGGCGAGCATACGGGAGAGAAAATCGGCCTGTTTCTGGTTATTACCTTCCAGCACTACCCGATCGCCAGAAACCAGCAGCTTTTCCAACACGCTGGTCAGATCGGCGGTGGGGATCACTTTGCCCTGCGACTGCCCTTGCACACTCGCGATACGGCGTTTTTTTTCCTGCCGCCGGGTATCCCAAACGCGCGTGGGGCTTTGATGAAGCAACATACCTCAACCTCCTGGGTTTACTTGGTTGTGTTCAGTACGGTTAGAGTAAGAGTCTAGGAGAACGCCATCAATCAAGCAGGGGGATGGTTTATTAGCCTGAGAGTAATGATTTCATCAAAACAAGACTAATCAATCAGTTAATATCAATAAAAGTGGGAGACGATCACAAAAAAACGGGGAACCCAAAGGCTCCCCGTGATGATGCTGACTCAGTACCGAATTACACCGCGGTTTGGAAGATCACACCGTCGGCTTTTTCCGTGTACTGGGTCAACTGGTCGAAGTTCAGGTAGCGATAGGTATCCGCCGCCGTCTTGTCGACCTGTGCCATATAGGTCTGATACTCATCAGGCGTTGGCAAACGGCCCAGCAGTGATGCCACTGCTGCCAGCTCTGCGGAAGCCAGATAAACGTTGGCACCGGTACCCAGACGGTTCGGGAAGTTACGGGTCGAGGTGGAAACCACGGTCGCACCGTCCGCTACGCGTGCCTGGTTACCCATACACAGTGAACAGCCAGGGATCTCGATACGCGCCCCGCTCTTGCCAAAGACGCTGTAGTAGCCTTCTTCAGTCAGTTGCGCTGCGTCCATCTTGGTTGGCGGAGCCACCCACAGGCGAGTTGGCAGTTGGCCTTTATGCTGATCCAACAGTTTACCCGCCGCACGGAAGTGGCCGATGTTGGTCATACAGGAACCGATAAACACTTCGTCGATCTTGCTGTTGGCCACGTCGGACAGCAGGCGCGCGTCGTCCGGATCGTTCGGCGCACACAGGATTGGCTGCTTGATATCGGCCAGATCGATTTCGATCACTGCGGCATATTCAGCATCCGCATCGCCTTCCAGCAACTGCGGATCCGTCAGCCATTTTTCCATCCCCTGAATACGACGCTCCAGAGTACGGCGATCGCCATAACCTTCGGAGATCATCCACTTCAGCAGCACGATGTTAGAGCTCAGATATTCGGCAATCGGTGCCTTATCCAGCTTGATGGTACAACCGGCAGCGGAACGTTCTGCCGAGGCATCGGTCAGCTCAAACGCCTGCTCAACCTTCAGTTCCGGCAGACCTTCGATCTCCAGAATGCGGCCAGAGAAGATGTTCTTCTTGCCCTTCTTCTCTACGGTCAACAGGCCCTGCTGGATCGCGTAGTAAGGGATAGCATGCACCAGATCACGCAGGGTGATACCAGGCTGCATTTTGCCTTTGAAGCGCACCAGCACCGACTCAGGCATATCCAGCGGCATCACACCGGTCGCGGCAGCAAAGGCCACCAGACCAGAACCGGCCGGGAAGGAAATGCCGATCGGGAAGCGGGTGTGGGAATCGCCACCGGTACCGACGGTATCCGGCAGTAACATGCGGTTCAGCCAGGAGTGGATCACACCATCACCCGGGCGCAGCGAAACGCCGCCACGGTTCATGATGAAGTCTGGCAGCGTATGGTGAGTCGTGACGTCTACCGGTTTCGGGTACGCGGCAGTGTGACAGAACGACTGCATCACCAGATCG
This genomic window contains:
- the mdcA gene encoding malonate decarboxylase subunit alpha, translating into MLLHQSPTRVWDTRRQEKKRRIASVQGQSQGKVIPTADLTSVLEKLLVSGDRVVLEGNNQKQADFLSRMLAEVNPAKVHDLHMIMPSVGRAEHLDIFEKGIARKLDFAFSGTQSLRISQLLEDGQLEIGAIHTYIELYSRLYVDLVPNVALVAGFKADRHGNLYTGPSTEDTPALVEATAFKDGIVIAQVNELVDDETDLPRVDIPGSWIDFVVVADKPFFIEPLFTRDPRLIKPVHVLMGMMAIKGIYAKHQVQSLNHGIGFNTAAIELLLPTYGEQLGLKGKICKHWTLNPHPTLIPAIESGWVETVHCFGGELGMENYIAARPDIFFTGSDGSMRSNRAFCQMAGQYAVDMFIGSTLQIDGMAHSSTVTRGRLSGFGGAPNMGHDPHGRRHATPAWLDMIEEPDPLARGRKLVVQMVETFQAGAKPTFVEKLDAVDVAQESGMPLAPVMIYGDDVTHVLTEEGIAYLYRARSLEERRAMVAAVAGITDIGLGVDAKRVAELRREGKVVFPEDLDIRRTDASRSLLAAGSVADLVEWSGGLYDPPAKFRSW